The Candidatus Bathyarchaeota archaeon region CCCTTCCCCGTTTCATTACCTTACGGACCAAAGCCTCCCCTCCCAGATAGGTTATCTTACCTGTATCTGAAGGTTGACCACCAGACTTGGGGTAGAAAGCTGTTCTGTCAAGGATGACAAAATTTGGGCCCGCTTTCATAACCCGGGCAGCGAACTCAGTGAGATAACTATCCAAAACATAGAGAAGCTCAGAGGAGCTTACAGGGAGCTTATACATCAAGTTCACCGCGATTAGGGCACACAGGACAAGGGTCAAATAGCAATAAATATTTCCTCATAACTGTTTATCCCAGGGGATATGACCACCGATCACCCCTTTTCCATGAGAAGGAAATGATCAGGTAAGACGGAGCAGCTTCTCAAGCGCGCGGCGACCGAATCGCGCACATTCTAATTAATTCTGATAGCACATTAACATCATCTTACCAGAGGATCCCTGTCTGCTGCATTCGTTGCAGCTGATACAGGTCGCCTCCAGTTGACTTGTCTCAAGGCTCCTGACCAATTCGGGCTCCCTGATGAAGGGTCTACTCATAGAGATCATCTCTGTAATGCCCCTCTCGAGGAGAGCCTCCATACATCTTCTAGTCCTGATCCCGCCCACCAAGCCCATCGGCGTGGGGCTTATTGCTTTATGGATCTTCTCAGCGTGACCGGCAAAGTTTGCCTCGGAGAACCTTGGATCATCAGATTTCCCTCTCGTCAGGCGGAGCTCTCTGACCTGCCCCATGCCTCCCCCGCTTATCTCAATAAGATCCATGCCGCGTTTAGCCATAGCTAAAGCGACCTTGACACTGTCCTCGACAGTGAAGCCATCGGGGCTGAAGTCGTCACAGTTCATCTTGACGAGAACAGGGAAGGAGGGGCCAACCCTATCCCTTATCTCGTCGTAAACCTCGATCAGGAAGCGCATCCGGTTTCTGGGGCTCCCCCCGTACTCATCAGTCCTACCATTGGTGAGTCCTGATAGAAATTGAGAGACTAAATATCCATGAGCCCCATGGATCATTACCCCATCGAATCCAGCGTCCATGGTCCGCTCCGCCGCGTCGCCGAAGGCGTCCACGATCCCGTGTATCTCATCACCCGTCAGGGCCCTTCCCTCCCAGCCCTTTTCCCGATACTCGGAGGGCCCTGCTCTGTCAACGATGCTCTTGTATCCGCCGTGGTTAAGCTGGGTGATGATCTTGCTGCCGTACATGTGGACGACGTCAGTGAGCTCTCCAAGCTTGTTGACGTGGGCTTCGCTGCTGATCCCGGCCATCCCAACGTGTGCCTTTCCTGAGTTCATGACATATGTGTGTCCCTTTATGATGAGGCCGACGCCTCCCTTCGATAGGTTTCCATAGAGCCTGATGATCTCGGGGCGGACGATCCCTCTTTCATCAGACCAATAGGAGGTAGTGGCGGACCTCATGAAGCGATTCCTGATCTCCATAGACCCGAGAATAAAAGGCTTGAACAGGTCGGACATAATTCATTATTATTTTAGAAGGCAAGCTAGATTTAGAAGCTTCGCTAGTGAAAAAGGATGGACATTATCGAACGTATTTGTGTGAGTAAACCTTTTTTCCACGTGGTTTTATCCAGATCCTCTGTGTTTCAGACTTAAGGTCTTGAGAATATCATGGCTAGTATTGAATCAGGATTATAGAGAAGAATATGAAGAGCCATTACAAAAAAAGGGATAGGTTATCACTTTGAAAATTCACCTTGGGATATACATCCCTATGTACGGGGGATGGCTGAGAGGCGTCGACGAGGGGGAGAAAGAAGCCACGTTTAAGTACGCAGCTAAAGCAGCCATCAAAGCCGAAAACATTGGCATCAAATCCATCTGGGTCCCGGATCACCTCCTGAACCCCCTGAAGGGAGAGTCCGCGAACGCTTTAGAAGCCTGGACTACATTAACCGGGTTGGCCGCGCTTACGAGCAAAGTTGAGTTATTCCACACCACTATCTGTCAAGGCTTCAGGTATCCCGCGGTTCTTGCCAAGATGGGGGCTACTATCGACGACCTTTCCGGGGGCAGATTCAGATTTTCACTCGGAGCCGGCTGGTATAAAAGGGAGTTCCAAGCCTATGGGATTCCTTGGGATGACCACGACACAAGGATTGCTAAGTCGAGAGAGCAGATCGAAATCATCAAATCTCTATGGACAACTCCCAAGACGAACTATAAGGGCCAATTTTTCGAAATAACTGATGGAATTGTAGAGCCCAAACCCATACAGAAACCGTACCCCCCCATTTGGTGGGGAGGGGAATCTGAAGACTCTAGGAGGCTAACCGCCGACCTAGCAGATGGATGGCTCATAAACGCATCAACTTTGAAGGCGGCAGGGGAGAAAACCAGGGATATGAACGCGAGGCTCGACGAAAAGGGGAGGAGCCCCATCCAGATCTCAATCCCAGGCCACATATTCATCGGAAAAACCGATGAGGAAGCCCGGAGCAGAGTTGTAAAGCTTACAGGGAATAAAACAAGCCTTGCAAAGTCTATCCTCAATAGGGGTTTCGTGGGGTCTCCGGAGACCATCGTAGATAGGATCCAAAAGCTCTCGGACCTCGGCATCGATTACGTGATCTTCCAAGTGTCCCCCGCCCTAAAGGCATTAGAAGAGATTGAGGAGAGCTTGATCCCTCTCCTATAATCTAGAGTTCGTAAATATAGCTCTGTTCTATATTCAGCCCGAAGTGAAGCTCATAATCCTCTCTGCGATTCGCTCCATTTCAGCCTGGTCCGGCCTCGTGAGACTCGGAGAATGGTCCTGAATTATTCCGCCCTTGTCACCTTTCCCCCTGGGGATTACGTGGATGTGAACATGAGGTACCTCCTGACCACTCGCCTCTCCATTATTTATGCTAATGGTGCTCGCAGGAGCTCCCACAGCCAACTGGATCTGCCTAACAATCATGTGAAGTGTTCTGAAGAGGTAACGAGCGTCCTCCTCGGGGAGATCCTCAACCAAGGATATGTGGGCCTTCGGGATGACTAGGGTATGGCCAGGGCGCAAGGGGTGAATATCAAGGAACGCGAGGGTCTTTTCGTCTTCATAGACCTTGTGAGAAGGGATCTTTCTCTTGATGATTGCGCAAAAGACGCAGCCATAAGACATATTCTATTCACCTCACTTGAGGCGCGCTACTCGCGACCCCTTCCTTGTTAGCTTCTGTCCTTACTACCATAAGTGCTCCGCTAGGGCAGAGCTCGATGCAGCAGAAGCACTGGATGCATTTCTGGTCATGGAACTGGGGGATGCCAGCCATGGTGATAGCGTCTCCAGGGCAGACCTTAGCGCAGGTCCCGCAGCTCGTACACTTATAGGGGTCACACTCAATAGGCATCCTGATGTCTAGGAACATCTGCCCGTCTTGGTGGATCTGAGGCTTCCTAAAGGGCCTCAATACCTCGAAAATGGGCGTACCGACGACCTCAACCTCATCAAGGGAGGATGGCCCCAGACCCCTCTCGGATGCGATGTAGGTAGTCCCCACCTCTAAGGGGTTCCAGGCCATTAACGCAGCCCCAACGAGGTCTACCGCCACTGTATCCCTACCGGCGATGATGACTCCGAGTTCCACGGGATCCCCTGAAGCAGGGCCCTCTCCCTCCATCGCGACTACAGCATCCACTACGTTGAGACAGACCTGCCCCCGGATGGCCTGGTAGATGTCTACGAGAAGGTGACTGAATCTTTCGGAGGAGTTGCCGGTCTGGACGTGATGATGGGCTTTAGTGCCCCCCTGCTGGAGACCAAATAGGTTCTTAACACCGCATGTGAGGGACGTAAGTACATGCGTCTTGAGCTTCGGGACGCTTACAATGCCATCGCACTCTAAGGCAAATTTGGGAAACCAGACCTCCTTCAGTATCTCCCCGTCGGGATTGAGGATCCGGACCGGCTCCTCACGGTCCAGCAAGTTAATCTCAACACCAGACTCATCGCAGAGCTTCCTAATCCCAAGGCCGTCGAAAACTGCTTCCGGCCTAGCATATGAAGACATTGCGGGGCACTCCCCTACGACCGGTTTAGCGCCGGCTTCCTTGATTAACTCCGCTATGGTCATGAAAACACGGGGGTCGGTGGTGGCCCCCTTTTCGGCGCTCTTGACCATAAAGAGGTTTGGCTTGACGAGAAATGACTCCCCAGGCCCAAAGAAGGTTTCTATACCTCCGAGAAGACCGATTGCCTCCCTGACAGCGTCCTCC contains the following coding sequences:
- a CDS encoding NADH:flavin oxidoreductase; the protein is MSDLFKPFILGSMEIRNRFMRSATTSYWSDERGIVRPEIIRLYGNLSKGGVGLIIKGHTYVMNSGKAHVGMAGISSEAHVNKLGELTDVVHMYGSKIITQLNHGGYKSIVDRAGPSEYREKGWEGRALTGDEIHGIVDAFGDAAERTMDAGFDGVMIHGAHGYLVSQFLSGLTNGRTDEYGGSPRNRMRFLIEVYDEIRDRVGPSFPVLVKMNCDDFSPDGFTVEDSVKVALAMAKRGMDLIEISGGGMGQVRELRLTRGKSDDPRFSEANFAGHAEKIHKAISPTPMGLVGGIRTRRCMEALLERGITEMISMSRPFIREPELVRSLETSQLEATCISCNECSRQGSSGKMMLMCYQN
- a CDS encoding LLM class flavin-dependent oxidoreductase, translating into MKIHLGIYIPMYGGWLRGVDEGEKEATFKYAAKAAIKAENIGIKSIWVPDHLLNPLKGESANALEAWTTLTGLAALTSKVELFHTTICQGFRYPAVLAKMGATIDDLSGGRFRFSLGAGWYKREFQAYGIPWDDHDTRIAKSREQIEIIKSLWTTPKTNYKGQFFEITDGIVEPKPIQKPYPPIWWGGESEDSRRLTADLADGWLINASTLKAAGEKTRDMNARLDEKGRSPIQISIPGHIFIGKTDEEARSRVVKLTGNKTSLAKSILNRGFVGSPETIVDRIQKLSDLGIDYVIFQVSPALKALEEIEESLIPLL
- a CDS encoding HIT family protein — its product is MSYGCVFCAIIKRKIPSHKVYEDEKTLAFLDIHPLRPGHTLVIPKAHISLVEDLPEEDARYLFRTLHMIVRQIQLAVGAPASTISINNGEASGQEVPHVHIHVIPRGKGDKGGIIQDHSPSLTRPDQAEMERIAERIMSFTSG
- a CDS encoding DUF362 domain-containing protein, translating into MKPRVAVVKVKESVEDAVREAIGLLGGIETFFGPGESFLVKPNLFMVKSAEKGATTDPRVFMTIAELIKEAGAKPVVGECPAMSSYARPEAVFDGLGIRKLCDESGVEINLLDREEPVRILNPDGEILKEVWFPKFALECDGIVSVPKLKTHVLTSLTCGVKNLFGLQQGGTKAHHHVQTGNSSERFSHLLVDIYQAIRGQVCLNVVDAVVAMEGEGPASGDPVELGVIIAGRDTVAVDLVGAALMAWNPLEVGTTYIASERGLGPSSLDEVEVVGTPIFEVLRPFRKPQIHQDGQMFLDIRMPIECDPYKCTSCGTCAKVCPGDAITMAGIPQFHDQKCIQCFCCIELCPSGALMVVRTEANKEGVASSAPQVR